The following are encoded in a window of Pyrenophora tritici-repentis strain M4 chromosome 6, whole genome shotgun sequence genomic DNA:
- a CDS encoding Mediator RNA polymerase II transcription subunit 21 — translation MGDILTQIQDELDMLLNQMSAALRQIRENAPPSVPPGQQRLDTFAELEARTAAENTQQGAAADPSQPANAPPPKPTPEQFEADLKEMAQDITLKEQQIEKLIAHLPGG, via the exons ATGGGCGACATCCTCACCCAGATCCAGGATGAGCTGGACATG CTCCTTAATCAAATGTCCGCTGCCCTACGCCAAATACGCGAAAATGCACCCCCAAGCGTCCCCCCAGGCCAGCAACGTCTCGATACCTTTGCCGAACTTGAAGCCCGCACCGCTGCCGAAAACACACAACAAGGCGCGGCCGCCGACCCTTCTCAGCCTGCCAACGCGCCCCCGCCCAAACCCACGCCAGAGCAGTTCGAGGCTGATCTCAAAGAAATGGCACAGGATATTACGCTTAAGGAACAGCAGATTGAGAAGCTGATTGCGCATTTGCCGGG AGGGTGA
- a CDS encoding DUF2034 multi-domain protein: MRPSLLPPWLTQCSLLAWLPRATPHRVPRRIATTSAQNAAPVDIPKVPIPPKTTKHNSLESFIKYAKQAQVPTGTAVYIGTHYEYIVSLALMRLGFSTVRIGGKSDAGIDLIGHWVLAPLREPLPVIIQCKARKIPINPNHIRELEGSFHGIPYQWKKKEVFGLLVTTMKATKGVLEALSQSRCPLGFVLISRDGLIQQFAWNRAASEKGLEGVGVTVRHTPRALLPEEEQQQEDDESGKPKKRLAKFKNAGTVKDIQLTWMGSPIFPEREHLDQKTIELMRCIGPDSYGDPFVPGVQVPRRGRQAQLVEEKKNVPRPRGRPRTLYTEKVPSPRGGQIARVQKDHRGRPKGRKNRPKGENLVPEEEEQETEEAPEVSEIPRKRLGRPPGSKNKPKAPVDTG; this comes from the coding sequence ATGCGCCCTTCGCTCCTCCCGCCATGGCTCACACAATGCTCGCTGCTCGCATGGCTCCCCCGAGCTACTCCGCACCGCGTCCCTCGCCGAATCGCAACCACGTCTGCCCAAAATGCTGCACCTGTTGATATACCGAAAGTGCCGATACCTCCAAAGACAACTAAACACAACTCATTGGAGTCGTTCATCAAGTATGCCAAGCAAGCCCAGGTACCTACAGGTACGGCTGTTTACATTGGCACCCACTATGAGTATATAGTATCACTAGCCCTTATGCGCTTAGGCTTCTCAACCGTACGCATAGGCGGCAAGTCGGATGCCGGAATAGATCTTATAGGCCATTGGGTGCTAGCTCCATTGCGCGAACCGCTGCCGGTCATCATACAGTGCAAGGCACGGAAGATTCCCATCAATCCAAACCATATCCGCGAACTCGAAGGCTCCTTTCACGGCATACCCTACCAATGGAAGAAAAAGGAGGTCTTCGGTCTACTCGTGACAACCATGAAGGCTACCAAGGGCGTTCTGGAAGCGTTGAGTCAAAGTCGATGTCCTCTCGGCTTTGTGCTCATTTCTAGAGATGGGTTGATTCAGCAGTTTGCCTGGAACCGCGCGGCGTCTGAAAAGGGCCTGGAGGGAGTGGGTGTCACGGTCAGACATACACCTCGCGCTCTACTGCCTGAGGAAGAGCAACAGCAAGAAGACGATGAGTCGGGGAAACCGAAGAAGCGGTTGGCCAAGTTCAAGAACGCGGGCACAGTAAAGGATATCCAGTTGACCTGGATGGGATCGCCCATCTTTCCCGAAAGAGAGCATCTCGACCAGAAGACAATCGAACTCATGCGCTGCATTGGACCCGACAGTTATGGTGACCCATTTGTCCCTGGTGTACAGGTTCCGCGTCGAGGCCGTCAAGCGCAACTCGTTGAGGAAAAGAAGAATGTACCTAGACCTCGTGGTCGACCAAGAACACTCTATACAGAGAAAGTTCCGTCTCCACGCGGAGGCCAAATCGCGCGTGTCCAGAAGGACCATCGGGGCCGACCCAAAGGCCGGAAGAATAGACCAAAGGGGGAAAATCTTGTACCAGAAGAGGAAGAGCAAGAAACAGAAGAAGCACCGGAAGTATCAGAGATA